Proteins encoded together in one Miscanthus floridulus cultivar M001 chromosome 16, ASM1932011v1, whole genome shotgun sequence window:
- the LOC136510009 gene encoding acyl transferase 4-like — translation MGTIDDTAGFPVTRTSRSLVPPSSATPRETLRLSVIDRVAGLRHLVRSLHVFAGENKAAAAKPTTPAKALREALGKALVDYYPFAGRFVGAEDGEVRVACTGEGAWFVEAAAACSLEEVRHLDHPMLIPKEELLPEPAPDVNPLDMPLMMQVTEFTCGGFVVGLISVHTIADGLGAGQFINAVADYARGAVTKKPRITPIWARDVIPDPPKMPAPPPRLDLLDLVYFTTDLSPDHIAKVKSRYLEATGQRCSAFDVCVARTWQARVRALAIPDPAAPVHVCFFANTRHLLPATASPASGFYGNCFYTVKATRPSGEVAAADVVEVVRAVRDAKARLAADFARWAAGGFDRDPYELTFTYDSLFVSDWTRLGFLEADYGWGTPTHVVPFSYHPFMAVAVIGAPPAPKPGARIMTMCVQEQHLPEFQEQMNQPSS, via the exons ATGGGCACCATCGATGACACCGCCGGGTTCCCGGTGACGAGGACGAGCAGGTCGCTGGTGCCGCCGTCGTCGGCGACGCCGCGGGAGACGCTGCGCCTGTCGGTGATCGACCGCGTGGCGGGGCTGCGCCACCTGGTGCGGTCCCTGCACGTGTTCGCCGGTGAGAACAAGGCGGCGGCAGCGAAGCCGACAACGCCGGCGAAGGCGCTGCGGGAGGCGCTGGGGAAGGCGCTGGTGGACTACTACCCGTTCGCGGGGCGGTTCGTGGGGGCGGAGGACGGGGAGGTCCGGGTGGCGTGCACCGGCGAGGGCGCCTGGTTCGTGGAGGCCGCCGCGGCGTGCTCCCTGGAGGAGGTCCGGCACCTGGACCACCCCATGCTCATCCCCAAGGAGGAGCTGCTGCCGGAGCCCGCGCCCGACGTCAACCCGCTCGACATGCCGCTAATGATGCAG GTGACGGAGTTCACGTGCGGCGGCTTCGTGGTGGGTCTCATCTCCGTGCACACCATCGCCGACGGCCTGGGCGCCGGGCAGTTCATCAACGCGGTGGCGGACTACGCCCGCGGCGCCGTCACCAAGAAACCCCGCATCACCCCCATCTGGGCGCGCGACGTGATCCCGGACCCGCCGAAgatgccggcgccgccgccgcgcctggACCTGCTCGACCTGGTGTACTTCACGACGGACCTGAGCCCGGACCACATCGCCAAGGTCAAGTCGCGGTACCTGGAGGCCACGGGGCAGCGCTGCTCGGCGTTCGACGTGTGCGTGGCGCGCACCTGGCAGGCCCGCGTCCGCGCGCTCGCGATCCCTGACCCCGCCGCGCCGGTGCACGTCTGCTTCTTCGCCAACACCCGCCACCTGCTCCCCGCCACGGCGTCGCCGGCCAGTGGGTTCTACGGCAACTGCTTCTACACCGTGAAGGCGACGCGGCCCAGCGGCGAGGTGGCGGCGGCCGACGTGGTGGAGGTGGTGCGCGCCGTCCGGGACGCCAAGGCCAGGCTCGCCGCCGACTTCGCGCGGTGGGCGGCGGGCGGGTTTGATCGGGACCCCTACGAGCTCACCTTCACCTACGACTCCCTCTTCGTCTCCGACTGGACAAGGCTCGGGTTCCTCGAGGCCGACTACGGCTGGGGCACGCCGACACACGTCGTGCCGTTCTCCTACCACCCGTTCATGGCCGTCGCCGTCATCGGGGCGCCGCCCGCGCCCAAGCCCGGCGCGCGCATCATGACCATGTGCGTCCAGGAGCAGCACCTGCCCGAGTTCCAGGAGCAGATGAACCAGCCGTCCTCGTGA